Proteins found in one Acinetobacter sp. XH1741 genomic segment:
- a CDS encoding amino acid ABC transporter permease, with amino-acid sequence MNWQYIHSVLPQFFSATLTTLKISIISIILAIIVGLICSILITYRVRVLNRIAQFYIELSRNTPLLIQLFFLYYGLPKLGIKIDGFTCGVIGLTFLGGSYMAEAFRAGLQSVAKGQIDSAKSIGLQPIQIFRYVIFPQALAISIPAIGANCLFLIKESSVVSAIAVVELLFVTKDLIGMDYKTTEALFLLIMAYLIILLPVSILTSYLEHRSRKVSHGT; translated from the coding sequence TTGAACTGGCAGTATATCCATAGTGTGTTGCCGCAATTTTTCTCTGCAACTTTGACCACGCTGAAAATTTCAATTATCAGCATTATTCTGGCGATTATTGTAGGGCTGATTTGCAGTATTTTAATCACATATCGCGTGCGGGTGCTAAATAGAATTGCCCAGTTCTATATTGAGTTATCTCGAAATACCCCTTTATTAATCCAACTTTTCTTTTTGTATTACGGTTTGCCAAAACTCGGTATCAAAATCGATGGTTTCACTTGCGGTGTAATCGGACTGACCTTTTTAGGCGGAAGCTATATGGCTGAAGCTTTCCGAGCAGGTTTACAGTCTGTGGCAAAAGGGCAAATTGACTCAGCAAAAAGTATTGGTCTGCAACCGATTCAAATTTTTAGATATGTCATTTTTCCTCAAGCACTGGCTATTTCAATTCCGGCAATCGGGGCAAATTGCCTATTTCTAATTAAAGAAAGTTCTGTGGTGAGTGCCATTGCTGTCGTTGAACTGCTTTTTGTGACCAAAGACTTAATTGGCATGGATTATAAAACTACGGAAGCTCTGTTTTTACTCATCATGGCTTATCTGATTATTTTATTGCCCGTGTCTATTTTAACCAGTTATCTGGAGCACAGAAGTCGGAAGGTGAGCCATGGAACTTGA
- a CDS encoding GNAT family N-acetyltransferase: protein MNIQQKDDTKHGSFSLLDGETVAGEMTYTWAGESMLIIDSTDVNENYRGQGVGRQLLDALVAFVREKDVKVIPLCPYAKSVFDKDPSIGDVLRK from the coding sequence GTGAATATTCAACAAAAAGATGATACAAAACACGGCAGCTTTAGCTTACTTGATGGTGAAACCGTTGCAGGTGAAATGACTTATACATGGGCAGGCGAAAGCATGCTGATTATTGATTCGACAGATGTGAATGAAAATTATCGCGGACAAGGGGTAGGTCGACAATTACTGGATGCTTTGGTAGCTTTTGTTCGTGAAAAAGACGTAAAAGTAATTCCACTTTGCCCATATGCAAAATCAGTTTTTGATAAAGACCCAAGTATTGGTGATGTACTTAGAAAATAA
- a CDS encoding amino acid ABC transporter permease: MELDYLFQASHLERLMWGLWATAKIAFISVFFSAIFGTVFGVIMTSKNIVVKALCRLYLEAIRIIPILVLLFVFYFGFATWFNWQFSAMWVCVVVFVLWGTAEMGDLVRAAITSIDQHQRDSAYALGLTHVQALVYVIFPQSLKRVTPGAINLFTRMVKTSSLAVLIGVVEVIKVGQQIIENSLLTVPSASLWIYGFIFILYFLICYPLSRLAAHLEKVWE; the protein is encoded by the coding sequence ATGGAACTTGATTATCTATTTCAAGCGAGTCACCTCGAACGTTTAATGTGGGGACTTTGGGCAACTGCAAAAATTGCTTTTATTTCGGTCTTTTTCTCTGCAATTTTCGGCACAGTTTTCGGCGTCATTATGACTTCTAAAAACATAGTCGTTAAAGCATTGTGCCGTCTGTATTTAGAAGCGATTCGAATCATTCCAATTTTAGTTTTGCTGTTTGTGTTTTATTTCGGCTTTGCGACATGGTTTAACTGGCAGTTTTCTGCAATGTGGGTTTGCGTTGTTGTGTTTGTTTTATGGGGTACGGCTGAAATGGGCGATTTGGTTCGTGCTGCCATTACTTCGATTGATCAGCATCAACGTGATTCGGCCTATGCGCTCGGACTTACCCATGTTCAAGCTTTGGTCTATGTCATTTTTCCGCAAAGTTTAAAACGAGTAACTCCTGGCGCGATTAATTTATTTACCCGAATGGTGAAAACTAGTTCCTTGGCAGTCCTGATTGGTGTAGTTGAGGTCATTAAAGTTGGCCAGCAAATTATTGAAAATTCGCTGTTAACCGTGCCGAGTGCTTCTCTTTGGATTTATGGCTTTATTTTTATTTTGTATTTTCTAATTTGCTATCCCTTATCGCGTTTGGCGGCACATTTAGAAAAGGTCTGGGAGTAA
- a CDS encoding LysR family transcriptional regulator encodes MINKENYNDLYAFLMVAREGSFTKAAGKMGISQSALSHTIRGLEERLGMLLLTRTTRSVSPTAAGERLKQTISASFDQIDNELSLLTSFRDQPAGTVRINASSHAIREVLIPKLKKIAGEYPDVQVELTANSGMVDIVAERFDAGVRFGSRVADGMIAVRISPDVKMVVIATQAYFEKYGIPQSPKDLVSHQCIGFRLTTQGSVYAWEFVKDGQESKIKIQGQWIFNESYDIVEAVRAGFGLAYIPEDLIREDIKEGNLIQVLEEYSIQFPGYHLYYPHRRQLSPALRLVIDVLRE; translated from the coding sequence ATGATAAATAAAGAAAACTATAATGATCTTTATGCCTTTCTCATGGTGGCTCGAGAGGGCAGTTTTACTAAGGCTGCTGGGAAAATGGGAATTTCACAATCTGCCCTAAGCCATACCATTCGAGGTTTAGAAGAACGTTTGGGAATGTTGCTCCTGACCAGAACCACACGTAGTGTTTCACCTACAGCAGCAGGCGAAAGGTTGAAACAAACGATTAGTGCCAGCTTCGATCAGATTGATAATGAATTATCCCTTTTAACTTCATTTCGAGACCAACCCGCTGGTACAGTTCGGATTAATGCCAGTAGCCATGCAATACGGGAAGTGCTGATTCCCAAACTTAAAAAGATTGCTGGTGAATATCCAGATGTGCAAGTTGAACTAACTGCCAATAGTGGGATGGTCGATATTGTTGCTGAGCGGTTTGATGCAGGGGTTCGTTTTGGAAGCCGTGTAGCTGATGGCATGATTGCGGTACGTATTAGCCCAGATGTCAAAATGGTGGTGATAGCAACTCAGGCATATTTTGAAAAATATGGAATTCCACAATCGCCTAAAGATTTAGTAAGTCATCAATGTATTGGCTTTCGTTTAACGACTCAAGGCAGTGTTTACGCATGGGAATTTGTCAAAGATGGTCAAGAGTCAAAAATCAAAATTCAAGGACAATGGATATTTAATGAAAGCTACGATATTGTTGAAGCTGTTAGAGCTGGATTTGGACTTGCTTATATTCCCGAAGATTTGATTCGAGAAGATATAAAAGAGGGAAATCTGATTCAAGTTTTGGAAGAGTACAGTATCCAGTTTCCCGGATACCATTTGTACTATCCACATCGAAGACAACTTTCACCTGCGTTACGGTTGGTTATTGATGTGCTACGTGAATAG
- a CDS encoding MFS transporter, which yields MSSFHQTEPSKHENTTPAWGAVFVMSLCCAVLIASEFMPVSLLTPISADLNMSEGQVGQAIAISGIFAVMTSLTISRVFKARDRRHIILLLTLLMIVSGIVITFAHSAALFMLGRAILGVVIGGFWAMSTSIVMRLVPPLSVPKALGLLNGGNALATTIAAPLGSFLGSIIGWRGAFFCIVPIAIVALIWQFKSMPSLPAILSAEKSKNPFGLLKRPIVLYGMTGILLLFMGQFALFTYLRPFLETVTHVNASMLSILLLILGLAGLIGTFVISLILHQHVYRYLILIPLIMAAIAGAFVLGGENLWFIAILMGLWGFIGTSAPVAWNTWLAQTLHQDAEIGGGLMVAIIQFAITLGATIGGLLYDSHGYSTTFYMSATILLLGAITAFLTWRNAIHVAHQ from the coding sequence ATGTCTTCTTTTCATCAAACTGAGCCAAGCAAACATGAGAATACAACACCTGCATGGGGTGCAGTATTTGTAATGTCGCTCTGCTGCGCAGTATTAATTGCATCTGAGTTCATGCCTGTAAGTTTACTCACTCCCATTTCTGCAGATTTAAACATGAGTGAGGGCCAAGTGGGGCAAGCTATCGCAATTTCAGGTATTTTCGCCGTGATGACCAGTCTAACAATTAGCCGTGTATTTAAGGCAAGGGATCGACGTCATATCATTTTATTACTCACCCTACTGATGATTGTTTCTGGCATAGTCATTACATTTGCCCATTCTGCGGCTTTGTTTATGTTGGGTCGTGCAATCTTAGGCGTAGTTATTGGCGGTTTTTGGGCGATGTCGACATCAATTGTCATGCGACTCGTTCCTCCGCTTTCAGTACCTAAAGCACTCGGGTTATTAAATGGCGGAAATGCCTTAGCGACAACCATTGCAGCACCATTAGGCAGTTTTTTAGGTTCAATTATTGGATGGCGTGGCGCTTTTTTTTGTATTGTTCCTATCGCGATTGTTGCACTTATTTGGCAATTTAAAAGTATGCCCTCTCTTCCAGCAATCTTGTCGGCCGAGAAATCGAAAAACCCATTTGGTTTACTAAAACGCCCAATTGTACTTTATGGGATGACAGGAATTTTATTGCTGTTTATGGGCCAATTTGCACTATTTACCTATTTACGCCCATTTCTAGAAACTGTTACTCATGTCAATGCAAGCATGTTATCTATTTTATTATTAATCTTGGGTTTAGCAGGTTTAATCGGTACATTTGTAATTAGTTTAATCCTCCACCAACATGTTTATCGTTATCTGATTCTTATTCCATTGATCATGGCAGCAATTGCTGGAGCTTTTGTGCTAGGTGGTGAGAATTTATGGTTCATTGCAATATTGATGGGTTTATGGGGCTTTATTGGAACGTCAGCACCTGTTGCATGGAACACATGGCTTGCCCAGACACTACATCAAGATGCCGAAATTGGCGGTGGTTTGATGGTTGCGATTATTCAATTTGCAATTACTCTAGGCGCAACTATAGGCGGATTATTATATGACTCACATGGCTATAGCACCACGTTCTATATGAGCGCAACGATTTTGCTATTAGGCGCAATTACTGCTTTTCTCACATGGCGAAATGCTATTCACGTAGCACATCAATAA